A window of the Deltaproteobacteria bacterium HGW-Deltaproteobacteria-18 genome harbors these coding sequences:
- a CDS encoding integration host factor subunit beta has protein sequence MNKSELIQSLAEKIKISNDEASTIVDSFFDSMRDALLRGDRIEIRGFGSFKIKQYEGYTGRNPKTGESVQVKPKKMPFFKAGKGLLDYLNG, from the coding sequence ATGAACAAAAGCGAACTTATTCAGTCTCTTGCCGAAAAAATCAAGATCTCCAACGATGAAGCGTCCACCATCGTGGACAGCTTTTTCGACTCTATGCGCGATGCGCTGCTGCGCGGAGACCGGATTGAAATCAGAGGGTTCGGCAGTTTCAAGATCAAACAATATGAAGGATATACCGGCCGCAACCCCAAGACCGGGGAATCGGTGCAGGTCAAGCCCAAGAAAATGCCTTTTTTCAAGGCAGGCAAGGGACTGCTGGACTATCTCAACGGCTAG
- a CDS encoding pyridoxamine kinase (catalyzes the formation of pyridoxal 5'-phosphate from pyridoxal), producing MHSVIQRVAAIHDLSGFGGGSLSAVIPILSALGIQVCSLPTAILSTHTGGFANFHFRDLTSDMRYIIDHWRQLSLSFAGIYSGFLGSPEQIDIVSDFIRTFRTESTLVVVDPVLGDDGRLYDTMDGCMVEGMRSLVASADVITPNITEAALLLGKAGPPAVSGTREIKIWARALADLGPRCVIITSVPEEHGRGTSVVAFDKDVSRFWKVACPYIPACYPGTGDIFASVITGSLLQGDSLPLSLDRAVQFVSMAIRATFGHNFPEREGVFLERVLPSLNAPVSMSSFELI from the coding sequence TTGCATTCCGTGATCCAACGCGTCGCTGCTATTCATGATCTTTCCGGGTTCGGAGGGGGGTCACTCTCGGCTGTGATCCCCATTCTTTCAGCCCTTGGAATTCAGGTTTGCAGCCTGCCCACAGCCATCCTCTCCACCCACACAGGCGGCTTCGCCAACTTCCATTTCCGCGATCTGACCTCGGACATGCGTTATATAATTGATCATTGGCGACAGCTGTCCCTGTCTTTTGCCGGAATCTACTCCGGATTTCTGGGTTCGCCGGAACAGATCGACATCGTCAGTGATTTCATAAGAACTTTCCGCACCGAATCCACCCTGGTCGTGGTCGATCCGGTACTCGGCGATGACGGCAGGCTTTACGACACCATGGACGGATGCATGGTCGAGGGCATGCGCAGCCTTGTCGCCTCCGCCGACGTAATCACCCCGAACATCACCGAGGCTGCCTTGCTGCTGGGCAAGGCCGGTCCCCCGGCCGTTTCCGGCACCAGGGAAATAAAGATCTGGGCCCGCGCCCTGGCAGATCTCGGTCCGCGCTGCGTCATCATCACCAGCGTCCCCGAGGAGCACGGCCGGGGAACGTCGGTCGTAGCCTTCGACAAGGACGTCAGCCGCTTCTGGAAGGTTGCATGCCCATATATTCCTGCGTGTTATCCCGGCACTGGAGATATTTTTGCCAGTGTGATAACAGGTTCCCTGTTGCAGGGAGATTCTCTGCCCCTGTCCCTGGACCGGGCCGTGCAGTTCGTCTCCATGGCCATCCGGGCAACCTTTGGCCACAATTTTCCGGAGCGCGAAGGAGTGTTTCTGGAACGGGTGCTCCCGAGCCTGAACGCTCCCGTTTCCATGAGCAGCTTTGAAC